A stretch of the Sinorhizobium alkalisoli genome encodes the following:
- a CDS encoding Lrp/AsnC family transcriptional regulator, which yields MKLDAIDLRILEAIQADGRITKLALAEKAGLSPTPCWVRLRKLEKAGIVTGYHARLALRRVAPVASVFVEVTLGNHRQADFDRFERAIASTPEIVACWSVGGGVDYMLKVVTADIDAYQRLVDELLGRDIGIDRYFTYIVTKTVKEEAVLPLDSLLPQVN from the coding sequence ATGAAACTCGACGCCATCGATCTGCGCATCCTGGAGGCGATTCAGGCCGATGGGCGCATTACCAAGCTGGCGCTCGCCGAGAAAGCCGGGCTGTCGCCGACACCGTGCTGGGTGCGGCTCAGGAAGCTCGAAAAGGCCGGCATCGTCACCGGTTATCACGCCCGGCTGGCGCTCCGCCGTGTTGCACCGGTTGCGAGCGTCTTCGTCGAGGTGACGCTGGGCAACCATCGCCAGGCGGATTTCGACCGCTTCGAGCGCGCGATCGCCTCCACTCCCGAGATCGTCGCCTGTTGGTCGGTCGGCGGCGGGGTGGACTATATGCTCAAGGTGGTGACGGCCGACATCGATGCTTATCAGCGACTTGTCGACGAGCTGCTCGGCCGGGACATCGGCATCGACCGCTATTTCACCTACATCGTCACCAAAACGGTCAAGGAAGAGGCCGTGCTGCCGCTCGACTCGCTCTTGCCTCAGGTGAATTGA
- a CDS encoding DUF2277 domain-containing protein — protein MCRNIRTLFNFEPPASDREIHDAALQFVRKLSGTTRPAKRNEAAFDRAVNSIAKSARELLDSLETSQPPRNREEEAAKARARSAIRFG, from the coding sequence ATGTGCAGAAACATAAGGACGCTCTTCAATTTCGAACCGCCCGCAAGCGACCGGGAAATTCACGATGCTGCGCTGCAATTCGTGCGCAAATTGAGTGGAACGACCAGGCCGGCGAAACGGAATGAAGCGGCATTCGATCGCGCCGTGAATTCAATCGCGAAATCCGCCCGCGAGTTGCTCGACTCCCTGGAGACATCGCAACCGCCTCGCAACCGTGAGGAAGAAGCCGCAAAGGCGCGCGCGAGGAGCGCCATCCGGTTCGGGTGA
- the msrB gene encoding peptide-methionine (R)-S-oxide reductase MsrB gives MNYAKTDDAIRKLSPEQYRVTQQNGTERPFTGEYHDNKRPGIYVDVVSGEPLFASADKFDSGCGWPSFTKPIVPANINELRDSSYGMIRTEVRSAHGDSHLGHVFPDGPQDRGGLRYCINSAALRFIPREEMEAEGYGAFIDQVEEI, from the coding sequence ATGAACTATGCAAAGACTGACGACGCCATCAGGAAGCTTTCGCCCGAACAATATCGGGTGACGCAGCAGAACGGCACGGAGCGCCCGTTCACGGGGGAATATCACGACAACAAAAGGCCGGGGATCTATGTCGACGTCGTTTCCGGCGAACCGCTGTTCGCCTCGGCCGACAAGTTCGATTCCGGCTGCGGCTGGCCGAGTTTCACCAAGCCGATCGTACCGGCAAACATCAACGAATTGCGGGATAGCTCCTATGGTATGATCCGCACCGAGGTGCGCTCCGCGCATGGCGACAGCCACCTCGGCCATGTGTTTCCGGACGGTCCGCAAGACCGCGGCGGACTTCGCTATTGCATCAATTCCGCTGCACTGCGCTTCATTCCGCGCGAGGAAATGGAAGCCGAGGGCTATGGCGCGTTTATCGACCAGGTGGAGGAAATCTGA
- the msrA gene encoding peptide-methionine (S)-S-oxide reductase MsrA: MTEKAVLAGGCFWGMQDLIRKLPGVISTRVGYTGGDVPNATYRNHGTHAEAIEIVFDPGTISYRRILEFFFQIHDPTTRNRQGNDIGLSYRSAIYYADDEQKRIAEDTIADVEATGLWPGKIVTEVEPVGDFWEAEPEHQDYLERYPNGYTCHYPRPDWVLPRRRAAE, translated from the coding sequence ATGACCGAGAAGGCTGTGTTGGCCGGCGGCTGCTTCTGGGGGATGCAGGACCTGATCCGCAAGCTCCCGGGGGTCATATCGACCCGCGTCGGCTATACCGGTGGCGACGTGCCGAACGCGACCTATCGCAATCACGGCACGCATGCCGAGGCGATCGAAATCGTCTTCGACCCCGGGACCATCAGTTACAGACGGATTCTGGAGTTCTTCTTCCAGATTCACGATCCGACCACCAGGAACCGGCAGGGCAACGACATCGGCCTCTCCTACCGGTCGGCGATCTACTACGCCGACGATGAGCAGAAGCGAATAGCAGAGGACACCATCGCGGACGTCGAGGCGACGGGCCTTTGGCCGGGCAAGATCGTGACCGAAGTCGAGCCGGTTGGAGACTTCTGGGAGGCGGAGCCGGAACATCAGGACTACCTGGAGCGCTACCCCAACGGCTACACCTGCCATTATCCGCGCCCCGACTGGGTGTTGCCGCGTCGCAGGGCCGCCGAATAG
- a CDS encoding PLP-dependent aminotransferase family protein, translating into MTSWTPDITLLSRPAYLSLADQFSRAIQEGKLQTGARLPTHRKLAEELQLSVQTVSRAYEELIRRGLVTGEVGRGSFVQTSPREPDPPYLPERLGELIDLSILKPVCEQLHLEKLRQAFAWLAENLPASSALSFRPNMVFPRHRNVAAEWLSRCGLAVSPLNVNLTNGATSAMTVALMSVAPPGSTVATEAVSHHTLVPLSSYLGIHLQGLAIDDDGMIPDALDEACRKGVVRAVFLQPSVINPTATLMSAERRGALAEVARRHDVAIIENDILGPLVEGRLPPVAALAPERTLYVTSFTKITVPGLRIGYLVAPDRYVAAVANRHLVSSWMATPSIAEIAMRWVSDGTALELVNWQRRALAARQRIAAQALAGLAYRSHPQSLHAWLPLPEGHQEDAFVSQARLRGVAIAPGASFRTADSGWRPAVRISLGSTTEEELKTGLGTVASLALGDPEALLLAI; encoded by the coding sequence ATGACAAGTTGGACCCCCGACATCACGCTCCTCAGCCGTCCGGCCTATCTCTCTTTGGCCGACCAATTCTCCCGCGCCATTCAGGAGGGCAAACTTCAGACCGGGGCGCGCCTGCCTACGCATCGAAAGCTCGCGGAGGAGCTGCAGCTCTCGGTACAAACGGTAAGCCGCGCCTATGAGGAGCTTATCCGCCGGGGTCTCGTCACGGGCGAAGTCGGCCGCGGCAGCTTCGTTCAGACGAGCCCGCGCGAGCCGGACCCTCCCTATCTGCCGGAGCGCCTCGGCGAATTGATCGATCTTTCGATCCTCAAGCCTGTCTGCGAGCAGCTTCATCTTGAAAAGCTGCGTCAGGCCTTTGCCTGGCTCGCGGAGAACCTTCCCGCCAGTTCGGCACTGTCCTTCCGGCCGAACATGGTGTTCCCGCGTCACCGCAATGTCGCCGCCGAGTGGCTGTCACGCTGTGGGCTCGCCGTGTCACCGCTCAATGTCAATCTTACCAACGGTGCGACCTCGGCGATGACCGTGGCGCTGATGAGCGTCGCCCCGCCGGGTTCGACGGTTGCGACGGAAGCCGTCAGCCATCACACGCTCGTGCCGCTTTCCAGCTATCTCGGCATTCACCTACAGGGCCTGGCGATCGACGACGACGGCATGATTCCGGATGCATTGGACGAGGCCTGCCGCAAAGGCGTCGTGCGTGCCGTGTTCCTGCAGCCGTCGGTGATCAATCCGACCGCGACCCTGATGAGTGCCGAACGGCGGGGCGCGCTCGCAGAGGTGGCGCGACGGCACGACGTCGCGATCATCGAAAACGACATCCTGGGCCCCCTGGTGGAAGGCCGGTTGCCGCCGGTGGCGGCCCTCGCGCCGGAGCGAACCCTTTATGTCACCAGCTTCACCAAGATTACGGTGCCGGGTTTGAGGATCGGCTATCTCGTGGCGCCGGACCGCTACGTCGCGGCCGTCGCCAACCGGCATCTCGTGTCGAGCTGGATGGCCACGCCCTCGATTGCGGAGATCGCAATGCGCTGGGTGAGCGACGGCACGGCGCTCGAGCTCGTGAATTGGCAGCGCCGCGCACTCGCCGCGCGCCAGCGGATTGCCGCGCAGGCGCTTGCCGGGCTTGCCTATCGCAGCCACCCCCAAAGCCTCCATGCCTGGTTGCCGCTGCCCGAGGGGCATCAGGAAGATGCCTTCGTCTCACAGGCGCGGCTGCGCGGGGTGGCGATCGCCCCGGGCGCTTCTTTCCGCACGGCCGATAGCGGTTGGCGCCCGGCGGTGCGGATATCGCTCGGTTCGACGACGGAAGAGGAGCTCAAGACGGGGCTCGGTACCGTCGCCTCCCTGGCACTGGGCGATCCGGAGGCGCTATTGCTGGCGATCTGA
- a CDS encoding aspartate aminotransferase family protein — protein sequence MLERSNELTAWDRDHFFHPSTHMGMHARGESASRVIAGGEGVYITDIAGKRSLDAFAGLYCVNVGYGRQKIAEAIAEQAKNLAYYHAYVGHGTEASIRLSKMIIERAPEGMSRVYFGLSGSDANETNIKLIWYYNNILGRPEKKKIISRWRGYHGSGVMTGSLTGLHLFHNAFDLPRAPILHTEAPYYFRRPDRAMSEEQFSQYCADKLEEMIVAEGPDTVAAFIGEPILGTGGIVPPPKGYWQKIQAVLRKYDVLLVADEVVTGFGRLGTMFGADHYGIKPDLITIAKGLTSAYAPLSGSIVSDGVWQVLVKGSDELGPIGHGWTYSAHPISAAAGIANLELIDELGIVENAGSTGDYFRSELQKAVGDHAHVGEVRGDGLMAAVEFVEDRDDRRFFDPGRKIGPQVATALAERGVLGRAMPQGDILGFAPPLCLTREEADIVVEVAADAIHSVLGR from the coding sequence ATGCTCGAAAGAAGCAATGAACTCACCGCCTGGGACCGCGACCACTTTTTCCATCCCTCCACCCATATGGGCATGCACGCGCGCGGCGAGAGTGCAAGCCGCGTGATCGCTGGCGGCGAAGGCGTCTACATCACCGATATTGCCGGCAAGCGTAGCCTCGATGCTTTTGCCGGCCTCTACTGTGTCAATGTCGGCTATGGCCGCCAGAAGATTGCCGAGGCGATTGCCGAACAGGCAAAGAATCTCGCTTATTATCACGCCTATGTCGGCCACGGCACGGAAGCCTCGATCCGGCTTTCCAAGATGATCATCGAGCGGGCCCCGGAAGGGATGTCCCGCGTCTATTTCGGGCTTTCCGGCTCGGACGCCAACGAGACCAACATCAAGCTCATCTGGTACTACAACAATATTCTGGGCCGGCCGGAAAAAAAGAAGATCATCTCGCGCTGGCGCGGCTATCACGGCTCGGGCGTGATGACCGGCTCGCTGACAGGCCTGCACCTCTTCCACAACGCCTTCGATCTGCCGCGTGCGCCGATCCTGCACACGGAGGCCCCCTATTATTTCCGCCGTCCCGATCGCGCGATGAGCGAAGAGCAGTTCTCGCAATATTGCGCCGATAAGCTCGAGGAGATGATCGTCGCGGAAGGGCCGGATACGGTCGCCGCGTTCATCGGCGAGCCGATCCTCGGCACCGGCGGCATCGTGCCGCCGCCGAAAGGCTATTGGCAGAAGATCCAGGCGGTGCTCCGGAAATACGATGTCCTGCTTGTCGCCGACGAGGTCGTGACCGGCTTCGGCCGCCTCGGCACGATGTTCGGCGCGGATCACTATGGCATCAAGCCGGACCTGATCACCATTGCCAAGGGGCTGACCTCGGCCTATGCGCCGCTTTCCGGCTCGATTGTCTCCGACGGCGTCTGGCAGGTGCTGGTGAAGGGCTCGGACGAGCTTGGTCCCATAGGCCATGGCTGGACCTATTCGGCGCACCCGATCTCAGCCGCGGCCGGTATTGCCAATCTCGAGCTGATCGACGAGCTCGGCATCGTCGAGAATGCGGGTTCGACCGGGGACTATTTCCGATCCGAACTGCAAAAGGCCGTCGGCGACCACGCCCATGTCGGCGAGGTGCGCGGCGACGGCCTAATGGCAGCGGTCGAATTCGTCGAGGATCGCGACGATCGCAGGTTCTTCGATCCGGGGCGCAAGATCGGGCCGCAGGTGGCGACGGCGCTCGCCGAGCGCGGCGTCCTCGGCCGTGCCATGCCGCAGGGCGACATCCTCGGTTTCGCCCCGCCGCTCTGCCTGACGCGCGAAGAAGCCGATATCGTGGTCGAGGTAGCAGCCGATGCGATCCATTCCGTCCTCGGCCGCTGA
- a CDS encoding NAD-dependent succinate-semialdehyde dehydrogenase: MTAVFARTAFHEALKQLNDRQLLRELAYVGGRWVGGRDGKCIEVDDPASGAALAFVASVDEAQTAEAIDAAAKAFPAWRSMLPQARAAILRKWYELMLAAKEDLALLMTLEQGKPLAESRGEIDYAASFIEWYAEEGKRLNAESVTSHLPGAEMIVRREALGVVGIVTPWNFPSAMVTRKAAAALAAGCTVIAHPSSETPLSALALAELGERAGLPPGVFNVVPGKASTVVGHMCEDARVRAMSFTGSTEIGRLIAASSAPTMKRLVMELGGQAPLIVFADADVGKAADIAVAAKFATSGQDCLAANRIYVERPILNAFEEAFAARIARLKTGPGLEPGTDIGPLMHARAIAKVEEHVADALKRGARLVAGGRRHPAGSLFFQPTLLADVPDEALIMREETFGPVAAIAGFDSEDEVIDRANDTEYGLVAYVVTENGARQLRLARALEYGMVAVNRVKITGGPIPFGGWKQSGLSREGSRHGMEAFTELKYLCIDTAA; encoded by the coding sequence ATGACCGCAGTCTTTGCCCGAACCGCGTTTCACGAAGCCCTGAAGCAGCTGAACGACCGGCAATTGCTGCGCGAGCTCGCCTATGTCGGCGGCCGTTGGGTTGGCGGACGCGACGGCAAGTGTATCGAAGTGGACGATCCGGCCAGCGGCGCGGCGCTCGCCTTCGTCGCTTCGGTCGATGAGGCCCAGACGGCCGAGGCCATCGATGCCGCTGCCAAGGCATTCCCCGCATGGCGCAGCATGCTGCCGCAAGCACGGGCCGCCATTCTGCGCAAGTGGTACGAACTGATGCTTGCCGCCAAGGAGGACCTTGCCCTGCTGATGACGCTGGAGCAGGGCAAGCCGCTTGCGGAATCGCGTGGCGAAATCGACTACGCCGCCTCGTTCATCGAGTGGTATGCCGAGGAAGGCAAGCGTCTCAACGCCGAAAGCGTGACGAGCCATCTGCCGGGCGCGGAGATGATCGTGCGCCGCGAAGCGCTTGGCGTCGTCGGCATCGTCACGCCCTGGAACTTTCCCTCCGCCATGGTCACCCGCAAGGCGGCTGCCGCACTTGCGGCCGGTTGCACCGTCATTGCGCACCCCTCTTCCGAAACGCCTCTTTCGGCTCTGGCCCTTGCCGAACTCGGCGAACGCGCCGGTCTCCCGCCGGGCGTATTCAATGTCGTTCCGGGAAAGGCGTCGACCGTCGTCGGGCACATGTGCGAAGACGCCCGCGTCCGCGCGATGAGCTTCACCGGGTCGACTGAGATCGGTCGGCTCATCGCGGCGAGCTCCGCGCCGACGATGAAGCGGCTGGTGATGGAGCTCGGCGGCCAGGCCCCGCTGATCGTCTTTGCCGACGCCGATGTCGGGAAGGCAGCCGACATTGCGGTCGCGGCGAAGTTCGCGACCTCCGGGCAGGACTGTCTCGCAGCCAATCGCATCTACGTCGAACGACCGATCCTCAACGCCTTTGAGGAGGCTTTCGCAGCGCGGATCGCGCGCCTGAAGACGGGCCCCGGCCTCGAGCCCGGCACCGACATTGGACCCCTGATGCATGCGCGGGCCATCGCCAAGGTCGAAGAGCACGTGGCCGACGCCTTGAAGCGGGGCGCCAGGCTCGTCGCCGGCGGCAGGCGCCACCCGGCAGGGTCGCTGTTCTTCCAACCGACGCTGCTGGCCGACGTGCCTGACGAGGCTCTCATCATGCGCGAGGAGACGTTCGGCCCGGTCGCGGCGATCGCCGGCTTCGACAGCGAGGACGAAGTGATCGACCGCGCCAACGACACCGAGTACGGGCTCGTCGCCTATGTCGTCACCGAAAACGGCGCCCGCCAGCTGCGGCTCGCCCGGGCGTTGGAATACGGCATGGTCGCGGTCAATCGGGTGAAGATCACCGGCGGACCGATCCCCTTCGGTGGCTGGAAGCAGTCCGGTCTCAGCCGGGAGGGCTCGCGCCACGGCATGGAGGCCTTCACCGAGCTCAAATATCTCTGCATCGACACCGCTGCCTGA
- a CDS encoding MgtC/SapB family protein, translating to MELGFDLERLIQDLTKILIAFALALPIGWERGRGRYSVGFRTLPIVAVAACGFALVVNTDFPGSAEAQARVLQGVVTGIGFIGGGAIVKLRHNVKGLVTAASIWNAGANGAAVGLGNLNVAVVLSVINLSSLVVLAYLNVDGGKDESSQ from the coding sequence ATGGAGCTGGGTTTTGATCTCGAGCGTCTGATCCAGGATCTGACCAAGATCCTGATTGCCTTCGCGCTGGCCCTTCCGATCGGATGGGAAAGGGGCCGCGGCCGCTACAGCGTCGGCTTCAGGACCCTTCCGATCGTCGCCGTGGCAGCTTGCGGCTTCGCGCTCGTGGTCAACACCGACTTTCCGGGGAGCGCCGAAGCTCAGGCGCGCGTCCTCCAGGGCGTCGTAACCGGCATTGGTTTCATAGGAGGGGGTGCCATCGTCAAGCTGCGGCACAATGTGAAGGGACTCGTTACCGCCGCCAGTATCTGGAACGCCGGCGCCAACGGCGCGGCCGTCGGGCTGGGAAACCTGAACGTAGCGGTCGTCCTGAGCGTCATCAATCTGAGCAGTCTCGTGGTCCTGGCTTATCTCAACGTCGACGGCGGTAAAGACGAGAGCAGCCAGTAG